Proteins found in one Zea mays cultivar B73 chromosome 1, Zm-B73-REFERENCE-NAM-5.0, whole genome shotgun sequence genomic segment:
- the LOC118473245 gene encoding serine/threonine-protein phosphatase 7 long form homolog, with protein MAQFHLLDPHYDEHHRGRLTAEGEVLPVLRVRTHDRFLEEMRYDERYTPLLQRAGLDVLSYQVRRGLPTFNPAALTALVDRWRPETHTFHLPCGEMTVTLEDCQKILGLSIMGRPVTGQASPGGWRQRVEAFLGRLLPDELRGSHNTGVPLTWLRQSFGQCPPGADEQTVGYHCRAWILHLFDENLYLMRCPLICFYAVEYHLPHRVARQFGLRQEFPVEPFSTSIELHKFDRQRQKKVTDFETHHRDYIDEWDQQGDLNYENDQAHTNYNFRS; from the exons ATGGCGCAGTTCCACTTGCTGGACCCTCACTACGACGAGCACCACAGGGGCCGTCTCACCGCAGAGGGAGAG GTGTTGCCCGTTCTGCGGGTCCGGACCCACGACCGGTTTCTGGAGGAGATGAGGTACGATGAGAGGTACACTCCTCTCCTACAGAGGGCTGGCTTGGACGTCTTATCGTACCAGGTCCGCCGTGGGCTGCCCACTTTCAACCCAGCGGCGTTGACGGCTCTGGTCGACAG GTGGCGGCCAGAGACTCACACTTTCCACCTTCCCTGCGGTGAGATGACTGTGACGCTTGAAGATTGCCAGAAGATTCTTGGTCTCAGCATTATGggtcgtccagtgaccggtcaggcaTCACCAGGCGGTTGGAGGCAGAGGGTGGAGGCCTTTCTTGGGAGACTGCTTCCGGATGAGCTACGAGGTAGCCACAACACCGGAGTCCCACTGACCTGGCTTAGGCAGAGCTTTGGGCAGTGTCCACCTGGTGCAGATGAGCAGACAGTTGGataccattgtcgagcttggattctccatctctttg ACGAGAACCTCTACCTCATGAGGTGTCCCCTCATCTGTTTTTATGCTGTTGAGTACCACTTGCCCCACAGAGTTGCTCGACAGTTCGGATTGCGCCAGGAGTTTCCGGTGGAGCCATTCTCGACTTCAATAGAACTTCATAA GTTCGACAGACAGAGACAGAAGAAGGTCACGGACTTCGAGACGCACCATCGTGATTACATTGATGAATGGGACCAGCAGGGGGATCTGAACTATGAGAATGACCAGGCGCACACAAACTACAACTTCCGGAG CTGA